In the Ilumatobacteraceae bacterium genome, one interval contains:
- a CDS encoding GGDEF domain-containing protein — protein MLNLRHALAATVAAVALVPAGHVQASIGGDEAIHTLATDAADLLAEELTLVEQATSPGAVSPAELDAVRSQLRAVDGLGQSVLVQLRNLGVSLTPAIETTLERLPDLATGDTTSVSVVPEPVVYQAAIDDLVRIAATPSAVTAGGDDSNGPSYALLLVAAVSLLILGAAALANTLWRRTDPGELDALAWSDGLTGLATRRRLDHDLQTAAGNAPTSVIMIDVDHFQSVNDSYGHQTGDDVLKRLGTVFEHHVRMDDVVYRYGGEEFCVLLPGADAAEARLVANRIVEAAREVDLPNGANVTVSVGIAGGVGNELEDAIEHADHAVHLAKQQGRDRAVHADEQLVAG, from the coding sequence ATGCTGAACCTACGCCACGCTCTCGCTGCCACCGTCGCCGCGGTCGCCCTGGTCCCCGCCGGGCACGTGCAGGCGTCGATCGGCGGCGACGAAGCCATCCACACGCTCGCCACCGATGCTGCTGATCTTCTCGCCGAGGAACTGACCCTGGTCGAGCAAGCCACGTCCCCCGGTGCCGTCTCACCCGCCGAACTCGACGCGGTGCGCTCACAACTTCGCGCCGTCGACGGCTTGGGCCAGTCGGTGCTCGTGCAGCTCCGCAATCTCGGTGTCTCGTTGACGCCGGCGATCGAGACCACCCTCGAACGCCTCCCCGACCTCGCTACCGGCGACACCACATCGGTGTCGGTGGTCCCGGAGCCCGTGGTCTACCAGGCAGCGATCGACGACCTCGTTCGCATCGCGGCGACGCCCTCGGCCGTCACCGCCGGCGGCGACGACTCGAACGGGCCGTCGTACGCCCTGCTGCTGGTCGCTGCCGTCTCGCTCCTGATCCTCGGAGCCGCCGCGCTGGCCAACACGCTCTGGCGTCGGACCGACCCCGGCGAACTCGACGCCCTCGCCTGGAGCGACGGACTGACCGGTCTCGCCACCCGACGCCGACTCGACCATGACCTGCAGACCGCAGCCGGCAATGCCCCGACTTCGGTGATCATGATCGACGTCGACCACTTCCAGAGTGTCAACGACTCGTACGGCCACCAGACCGGCGACGACGTGCTCAAGCGCCTTGGAACGGTGTTCGAGCACCACGTGCGCATGGACGACGTGGTGTACCGCTACGGCGGCGAGGAGTTCTGCGTGCTGCTGCCGGGCGCCGACGCCGCCGAGGCCCGTCTGGTCGCCAACCGCATCGTCGAGGCCGCCCGTGAGGTCGACCTCCCCAACGGCGCCAACGTCACGGTCTCGGTCGGCATCGCCGGCGGGGTCGGCAACGAACTGGAAGACGCCATCGAGCACGCCGACCATGCGGTCCATCTGGCCAAGCAGCAGGGCCGCGACCGGGCGGTGCACGCCGACGAGCAACTCGTCGCCGGCTGA
- a CDS encoding TetR/AcrR family transcriptional regulator has product MNTPRLSADARREQILDVAIDVFGRSGYFGSSMNDIADAAGVTKPVLYQHFDSKSDLYSALLEEVGNRMLEAIAKATANSTSGKQQTELGFRAYFRWVAHRHDEFMLLFGGSARHDGEFSAQVRRITNDAAAAIAPLISVDLEPEHRTTLAHALVGLAEGASRRLVGLGERFDPDVIAREVSDLAWAGLRAISPSS; this is encoded by the coding sequence ATGAACACGCCCCGCCTGTCCGCCGATGCCCGCCGAGAGCAGATCCTCGACGTGGCGATCGACGTCTTCGGACGATCCGGCTACTTCGGCTCGTCGATGAACGACATCGCCGACGCGGCCGGCGTCACCAAACCCGTGCTGTACCAGCACTTCGACTCGAAGAGCGACCTGTACAGCGCACTCCTCGAAGAAGTCGGCAACCGCATGCTCGAAGCGATCGCGAAGGCGACGGCGAACAGCACGAGCGGCAAGCAGCAGACCGAACTCGGCTTCCGGGCGTACTTCCGCTGGGTGGCACACCGCCATGACGAGTTCATGCTGCTCTTCGGCGGCAGTGCCCGACACGACGGCGAGTTCAGCGCCCAGGTCCGCCGCATCACCAACGACGCCGCCGCTGCGATCGCGCCGCTGATCTCGGTCGATCTCGAGCCGGAGCATCGGACCACGCTGGCCCACGCGCTCGTCGGACTCGCCGAGGGCGCCAGCCGCCGACTCGTCGGCCTCGGCGAGCGGTTCGACCCCGACGTCATCGCCCGCGAGGTCAGCGATCTCGCCTGGGCCGGCCTCCGCGCCATCAGCCCCTCCAGCTGA
- a CDS encoding enoyl-CoA hydratase-related protein: MVRVAERSDIGAGVWTITLDRPERRNAVDHATLLQLLDAQRALADARVVVLTGEPPAFCAGADLTGVEAAAFNSALERVLHGFTTMAGPVIAAIDGPALGAGAQLAAVCDLRVATPESIVGVPAARLGLVIDRWTIDRLRTEFGSATARGMLLAAETYTGERLHASGAVHRLGELDDALDWAGKIAALAPLSVAAHKVGLDPVPTAEHRDRFEALRSAAWASDDAVEGRTAFLEKRRPEFRGR, translated from the coding sequence ATGGTACGGGTTGCGGAGCGTTCCGACATCGGTGCGGGTGTGTGGACGATCACACTCGATCGTCCCGAACGCCGCAACGCGGTCGATCATGCGACGCTCCTGCAGCTGCTCGATGCGCAACGAGCGCTCGCCGACGCCCGCGTGGTCGTGCTGACCGGTGAGCCGCCCGCATTCTGTGCCGGTGCCGATCTGACCGGCGTTGAAGCAGCGGCGTTCAACTCGGCCCTCGAGCGAGTGCTGCACGGGTTCACGACGATGGCGGGTCCGGTCATCGCAGCGATCGACGGCCCGGCTCTCGGCGCCGGCGCCCAGCTGGCCGCCGTCTGCGACCTGCGGGTGGCGACACCGGAGAGCATCGTCGGCGTGCCGGCCGCCCGACTCGGCCTGGTGATCGACCGGTGGACGATCGACCGGCTCCGCACCGAGTTCGGTTCGGCCACGGCGCGGGGCATGTTGCTCGCCGCCGAGACCTACACCGGTGAGCGGCTGCACGCGTCCGGTGCGGTGCACCGGCTCGGCGAGCTCGACGACGCGCTCGACTGGGCCGGCAAGATCGCGGCCCTCGCGCCGCTCTCCGTCGCTGCGCACAAGGTCGGTCTCGACCCCGTCCCGACGGCGGAGCACCGTGATCGATTCGAGGCGCTCCGCTCGGCGGCATGGGCCAGCGACGACGCGGTCGAAGGCAGAACCGCCTTCCTCGAGAAGCGTCGGCCCGAGTTCCGTGGTCGATAA
- a CDS encoding sortase, with protein sequence MTEQFSADGSKNGDAPADAASVPEPGGRFRRGPRERVSRWDRPPEPHDWRFYVGTAGKVLIVTGLLMFGFVAYQLWGTGIETARAQQRLEDRFSSILAERTDDSAPTSTAVPVTTPPTTGAAAVTVTTDAPDIVAGATTTTVPVDLSDDVVDQEPIPQPIRGEPLLRLEIPAIGRDDIVVPGVAVDDLKDGPGHYPDTPLPGQLGNAAIAGHRTTYGAPFFDVDQLEAGDEIITTLLNGDRFVYEVTSTEVVSASDYWVVTTRDPDIAELTLTSCHPKYTARQRIVVHSVLNPEKSSNVGLPTFYTLDDEDDAEQLPGDDPVISADIEITEPDSALGTLDDTTDSTDTTDTTDGPADQTGDQTPDQSDEQTRDASDEDAVVDTDDDDPRAVTDDELADATAATADPVDAFSRGWFDDRGAFLQIALWGAALTIISLLAHQLAKRYRRSSIGFVAGVVPFVVALYFFYQNVNRLLPPGI encoded by the coding sequence ATGACGGAACAGTTCTCGGCGGACGGATCGAAGAACGGCGACGCGCCCGCCGACGCCGCTTCCGTTCCGGAGCCCGGCGGCCGCTTCCGACGTGGGCCGCGCGAACGGGTCAGCCGGTGGGACCGTCCACCCGAACCGCACGACTGGCGGTTCTACGTCGGCACGGCCGGCAAGGTGCTGATCGTGACCGGGCTGCTGATGTTCGGCTTCGTCGCCTACCAGCTGTGGGGCACCGGCATCGAGACGGCGCGGGCGCAACAGCGTCTCGAAGACCGGTTCAGTTCGATCCTGGCCGAACGCACCGACGACTCGGCACCGACGTCGACCGCTGTACCGGTGACGACGCCACCGACGACCGGCGCTGCCGCCGTGACCGTCACGACCGATGCCCCCGACATCGTCGCCGGGGCGACCACCACCACGGTCCCGGTCGATCTGTCCGACGACGTCGTCGACCAGGAACCCATCCCCCAGCCGATCCGGGGCGAACCCCTGCTCCGCCTGGAGATCCCCGCTATCGGTCGCGACGACATCGTCGTGCCCGGTGTCGCAGTCGACGACCTCAAGGACGGCCCCGGCCACTATCCGGACACGCCGCTGCCCGGCCAGCTCGGCAACGCCGCGATCGCCGGGCACCGCACGACGTACGGTGCCCCGTTCTTCGACGTCGACCAGCTCGAAGCCGGCGACGAGATCATCACGACCCTCCTCAACGGCGATCGTTTCGTCTACGAGGTCACCTCGACCGAGGTCGTGTCGGCATCCGATTACTGGGTCGTCACCACCCGCGACCCCGACATCGCCGAGCTCACGCTCACCTCGTGCCACCCGAAGTACACCGCCCGCCAACGGATCGTGGTGCACAGCGTGTTGAACCCGGAGAAGTCGTCCAACGTCGGCCTTCCGACGTTCTACACCCTCGACGACGAAGACGATGCCGAACAGCTCCCCGGCGACGACCCGGTGATCAGCGCCGACATCGAGATCACCGAGCCCGACTCGGCGCTCGGCACACTGGACGACACCACCGACTCGACCGACACGACCGACACGACCGACGGGCCGGCCGATCAGACCGGGGACCAGACCCCGGACCAGAGCGACGAGCAGACGCGCGACGCGAGCGACGAGGATGCCGTTGTCGACACGGATGACGACGACCCACGAGCGGTCACCGACGACGAACTCGCCGACGCCACGGCAGCCACCGCCGATCCGGTCGATGCCTTCAGCAGGGGCTGGTTCGACGACCGGGGCGCGTTCCTGCAGATCGCACTGTGGGGAGCGGCGCTCACGATCATCTCGCTCCTCGCCCACCAACTCGCCAAGCGATACCGCCGCTCCTCGATCGGGTTCGTGGCCGGCGTCGTGCCGTTCGTGGTCGCGCTGTACTTCTTCTACCAGAACGTCAACCGGCTGCTGCCGCCCGGCATCTGA
- the ccmA gene encoding heme ABC exporter ATP-binding protein CcmA — MTDSDDARRPGSNAVALDRVVAVLGGFPVLAEASLDVAVGEIVLLRGPNGAGKTSLLRACAGLLPITRGSGTIFDLDLATQREAIRPRVGLLGHRNGLYADLTVAENVAFWGATVGATAQEIGSAMDRMGVSGRLADVAVRKLSAGQKRRTALACLVARRAELWLLDEPHAGLDAAGRDELDAILRQAVGSGATVLVASHELERAGSLADRVVDVVGGRVVEAGA, encoded by the coding sequence ATGACGGACTCCGACGACGCTCGCCGCCCCGGTTCGAACGCCGTCGCGCTCGATCGGGTGGTGGCGGTGCTGGGCGGCTTCCCGGTCCTCGCCGAGGCGTCGCTCGACGTGGCGGTCGGCGAGATCGTGCTGCTGCGTGGGCCCAACGGGGCCGGCAAGACCAGCCTGCTGCGAGCCTGCGCCGGGCTCCTCCCGATCACCCGTGGCTCCGGGACGATCTTCGATCTCGACCTCGCGACGCAGCGCGAGGCGATCCGTCCACGCGTCGGGTTGCTCGGGCACCGCAACGGCCTCTACGCCGACCTGACCGTCGCCGAGAACGTTGCGTTCTGGGGTGCGACCGTCGGCGCGACCGCTCAGGAGATCGGTTCGGCAATGGACCGGATGGGGGTATCGGGCCGTCTCGCCGATGTGGCGGTTCGCAAGCTCTCGGCAGGGCAGAAGCGCCGCACCGCGCTCGCCTGCCTGGTCGCCCGGCGTGCCGAACTGTGGCTGCTCGACGAGCCGCACGCCGGACTCGACGCCGCCGGTCGTGACGAACTCGACGCGATCCTCCGCCAAGCGGTCGGGTCGGGTGCCACGGTGCTCGTCGCGAGCCACGAGCTCGAACGGGCGGGGTCGTTGGCCGATCGGGTCGTCGACGTCGTCGGAGGTCGGGTCGTGGAGGCGGGCGCATGA
- a CDS encoding heme exporter protein CcmB, protein MTFAGRWRIARLIAAKDLRIEWRSRVLINQVLPFAGVTMVMFAFALDATNVLERVAPGLVWLATLFSLLLLVQRAFAVENDDGALDALRVAGVDPLAIFWGKSLALAAQLAVLEAVLIVTAVVLYGAVVPLGGVVLLVTTLLAATCGLACVGTLYGGLTAGLSGRETLLPLLILPVVAPVLIGATRAVEAALGTGGVALSEGWPWIGLLAVFAVAFGVGGALAFGPLIEESS, encoded by the coding sequence ATGACGTTCGCGGGTCGATGGCGGATCGCCCGACTGATCGCGGCGAAGGATCTCCGGATCGAGTGGCGCAGTCGAGTCCTGATCAACCAGGTGCTGCCGTTCGCCGGCGTCACGATGGTGATGTTCGCCTTCGCCCTCGACGCCACCAACGTGCTCGAACGGGTCGCCCCGGGCCTCGTGTGGCTCGCCACCCTGTTCAGCCTGCTGCTCCTGGTGCAGCGGGCGTTCGCGGTCGAGAACGACGACGGTGCACTCGACGCGCTCCGGGTCGCGGGCGTCGACCCCCTCGCGATCTTCTGGGGCAAGTCGCTCGCGCTGGCCGCCCAGCTCGCCGTGCTCGAAGCCGTCCTGATCGTGACCGCGGTGGTGCTGTACGGCGCGGTCGTCCCGTTGGGCGGCGTCGTCTTGTTGGTCACAACACTGCTGGCCGCCACCTGTGGGCTCGCTTGCGTCGGTACGCTGTACGGAGGCCTCACCGCCGGTCTCTCGGGCCGCGAGACATTGCTCCCGCTGCTCATCCTCCCGGTGGTGGCGCCCGTCCTGATCGGGGCGACACGAGCGGTGGAAGCAGCGCTCGGCACCGGCGGGGTGGCGCTCTCGGAGGGCTGGCCGTGGATCGGCCTGCTCGCCGTGTTCGCCGTCGCGTTCGGCGTCGGTGGTGCTCTGGCGTTCGGCCCGCTGATCGAGGAGTCCAGTTGA
- the ccsA gene encoding cytochrome c biogenesis protein CcsA yields the protein MTTTPTEPLADTAASHRSGTGTPATRVIGIAAVVAMGWLIAFGLGFSPADRDQEEAVRILYVHVPTVWLAYLAFIVTAVCSGLYLFTKKHSLGFDRVAGASAEIGVVFMALTLVTGMLWGRITWGVFWQWDARLTTTALLFVTYIGYLAVRNLEGGHQQRAKRSAIIGLLAVMEIPLVHFSVEMWRSLHQDASVADPTGDVKMDGLMLFSLFVGVIAFTLLYVWLLLHRSRGMAMQDLIDDRGLDHALDARRSEGVTA from the coding sequence ATGACGACGACCCCCACCGAACCGCTCGCCGACACCGCCGCCTCCCATCGGAGCGGTACCGGGACGCCGGCAACCCGTGTGATCGGCATCGCCGCCGTCGTCGCGATGGGATGGCTCATCGCGTTCGGGCTCGGCTTCTCACCGGCCGACCGCGACCAGGAAGAAGCGGTCCGGATCCTCTACGTGCACGTGCCGACCGTGTGGCTCGCCTATCTCGCGTTCATCGTCACGGCCGTGTGTTCCGGGCTCTACCTGTTCACCAAGAAGCACTCGCTCGGGTTCGACCGGGTCGCCGGAGCGAGCGCCGAGATCGGCGTCGTCTTCATGGCGCTCACGCTCGTCACCGGCATGCTGTGGGGTCGCATCACGTGGGGGGTGTTCTGGCAGTGGGACGCACGCCTCACCACCACGGCACTGCTGTTCGTCACCTACATCGGTTACCTCGCTGTCAGGAACCTCGAGGGCGGCCATCAGCAGCGGGCCAAGCGCAGCGCGATCATCGGACTGCTCGCCGTGATGGAGATCCCACTGGTGCACTTCAGCGTCGAGATGTGGCGCAGCCTCCATCAGGACGCATCGGTCGCCGACCCGACCGGCGACGTGAAGATGGATGGCCTGATGCTGTTCAGCCTGTTCGTCGGCGTCATCGCGTTCACGCTCCTGTACGTGTGGCTGTTGCTGCATCGCAGCCGCGGCATGGCGATGCAGGATCTCATCGACGATCGTGGGCTCGACCACGCGCTCGACGCACGTCGCTCCGAGGGGGTGACGGCATGA
- the ccmD gene encoding heme exporter protein CcmD, giving the protein MTALIDNAGYIYGSYAITFAVVGAFAWRAVRHGRQLGRRIDDDEKYWM; this is encoded by the coding sequence ATGACCGCCCTGATCGACAACGCCGGCTACATCTACGGCAGCTACGCCATCACGTTCGCGGTCGTCGGTGCCTTCGCCTGGCGAGCGGTGCGGCACGGCCGTCAGCTCGGCCGACGGATCGACGACGACGAGAAGTACTGGATGTGA
- a CDS encoding cytochrome c maturation protein CcmE yields MSDLTPRTAGDPGVPAPRRRKLLPIIVLGLVLVAGGVIVTQFLRSAVDYYCNVDEIGERSGCDADRRLRLQGVVERGTVVSEAGDTAFDITFNDATVSVFYNGEPGGIFKECIPVVVHGNFDSATDTFLGDRVEVKHSDEYVAVNDERLTEADDLADECDTGSV; encoded by the coding sequence ATGAGCGACCTCACCCCCCGCACCGCCGGTGACCCGGGCGTACCCGCCCCTCGTCGCCGCAAGCTCCTCCCGATCATCGTGCTCGGCCTCGTGCTCGTCGCCGGTGGCGTGATCGTCACGCAGTTCCTGCGTTCGGCGGTCGACTACTACTGCAACGTCGACGAGATCGGCGAGCGGTCCGGGTGCGACGCCGACCGCCGGCTCCGGCTCCAGGGTGTGGTCGAGCGGGGCACGGTGGTCTCCGAGGCCGGCGACACCGCCTTCGACATCACGTTCAACGACGCCACCGTCTCGGTGTTCTACAACGGCGAACCCGGCGGCATCTTCAAGGAGTGCATCCCGGTGGTCGTGCACGGCAACTTCGACTCCGCGACCGACACGTTCCTCGGCGACCGCGTCGAGGTGAAGCACTCCGACGAGTACGTGGCCGTCAACGACGAGCGGCTCACCGAAGCCGACGATCTCGCCGACGAGTGCGACACCGGGTCGGTCTGA
- a CDS encoding heme lyase CcmF/NrfE family subunit gives MLAVSVNGALGHAGLLLMLAASCVGALSTGLAIVTGNRRGVRQASNYAWLIFAGALVSVFAMQRALEMRDYSIDYVQRVGSDTTPGVYNVAAMWSALEGSILMWVVVLAAFTAAVAWRFRSRADDELVAWALVVMFVVCAFFALMSFGPANPFAAGPDVARGFDGRGPNPLLQNHILVLFHPPILYLGYVGFTVPFAFAIAALITGRVGEGWLLETRRWALFSWGFLTIGILLGGWWSYEVLGWSGVWAWDPVENASLLPWLTGTAYIHSVLVQQRRGMLRVWNLSLLVATFALTILGTFLTRSGIINSVHAFAAGQVDGYLLGFFAAVTVVSLGLIAWRGDRLRSPGVMDSPVSREGAFLANNVVFTVFAFVVLLGTVFPLIVEAVQDRRTVVGAPYFNSLSMPIGIALLFLMAVAPVLPWRKASEELLRTRLFWPAWCGVGALALAVSLGADGLSPLIAIALSGFAAGAALRQIVLATRRQGWRGLIGRANGGMIVHLGVILVALALVTSSAYTESTVLALEVGDEVEWSGHTFELLEVFAESDARSEAVRADVRLDGGQAYAPAFTTYLQMGETLPTPSVRTGLTHDVYLTIAGTNVPAVGAQQVDIEVFKKPLILWMWVGGLLMAVGTVLSAFPGNRRRNPLDPVSARVPLDRSGTTGTPSADERATDAVPAAAPGSVDTTPEVVTHD, from the coding sequence ATGCTCGCGGTAAGCGTGAACGGCGCGCTCGGCCACGCCGGCCTGCTCCTGATGCTGGCCGCGTCGTGCGTCGGTGCGCTGTCGACCGGGCTGGCGATCGTCACCGGCAATCGGCGTGGGGTGCGCCAGGCCAGCAACTACGCCTGGTTGATCTTCGCCGGAGCGTTGGTGTCGGTGTTCGCGATGCAGCGGGCGTTGGAGATGCGCGACTACTCCATCGACTACGTGCAGCGCGTCGGGTCGGACACGACGCCCGGCGTCTACAACGTCGCAGCGATGTGGAGCGCACTCGAGGGTTCGATCCTGATGTGGGTGGTGGTGTTGGCCGCGTTCACCGCCGCCGTGGCGTGGCGATTCCGATCGAGGGCCGACGACGAGCTGGTCGCGTGGGCGCTGGTCGTCATGTTCGTCGTGTGCGCGTTCTTCGCCTTGATGAGCTTCGGGCCCGCCAACCCCTTCGCGGCCGGGCCCGACGTCGCACGAGGTTTCGACGGCCGAGGCCCGAACCCGCTGCTCCAGAACCACATCCTGGTGCTGTTCCACCCGCCGATCCTCTACCTCGGCTACGTCGGGTTCACGGTCCCGTTCGCGTTCGCGATCGCGGCGCTGATCACCGGCCGGGTCGGCGAAGGGTGGCTGCTCGAGACCCGTCGATGGGCGCTGTTCTCGTGGGGTTTCCTGACGATCGGCATCCTGCTCGGGGGCTGGTGGAGCTACGAGGTGCTCGGCTGGTCGGGCGTCTGGGCCTGGGACCCGGTCGAGAACGCCTCGCTGCTGCCCTGGCTGACCGGCACCGCGTACATCCATTCGGTGCTGGTCCAGCAGCGGCGGGGCATGCTCCGGGTCTGGAACCTGAGCCTGCTGGTGGCCACGTTCGCGCTCACGATCCTCGGCACGTTCCTGACCCGCTCCGGGATCATCAACAGCGTCCATGCCTTTGCGGCCGGCCAGGTCGACGGGTATCTCCTCGGCTTCTTCGCGGCCGTCACCGTCGTCTCGCTCGGCTTGATCGCATGGCGCGGCGATCGTCTCCGCTCGCCCGGCGTGATGGACTCGCCGGTCTCGCGCGAGGGGGCGTTCCTGGCGAACAACGTGGTCTTCACCGTGTTCGCGTTCGTCGTGCTGCTCGGCACCGTCTTCCCGCTGATCGTCGAGGCGGTGCAAGATCGGCGCACCGTCGTCGGTGCGCCGTACTTCAACAGCCTGTCGATGCCGATCGGCATCGCGCTGTTGTTCCTGATGGCGGTCGCCCCGGTGCTGCCGTGGCGCAAGGCATCCGAGGAGTTGCTGCGCACCCGGCTGTTCTGGCCCGCCTGGTGTGGCGTCGGGGCGCTCGCGCTCGCGGTGTCGCTCGGTGCCGACGGGCTGTCGCCGCTGATCGCGATCGCCCTGTCGGGATTCGCGGCCGGGGCCGCACTCCGACAGATCGTGCTCGCCACCCGGCGTCAGGGTTGGCGGGGGCTCATCGGCCGCGCCAACGGCGGCATGATCGTGCACCTCGGCGTGATCCTCGTCGCGCTCGCGCTCGTGACGTCGAGCGCGTACACCGAGTCGACGGTGCTTGCGCTCGAGGTCGGCGACGAGGTCGAGTGGAGCGGTCACACGTTCGAGCTGTTGGAGGTCTTCGCCGAGAGCGACGCTCGGAGCGAGGCCGTCCGCGCCGACGTCCGGCTCGACGGCGGCCAGGCGTACGCCCCGGCGTTCACGACGTATCTCCAGATGGGCGAGACGCTGCCGACGCCCAGCGTGCGCACCGGTCTGACGCACGACGTTTACCTCACGATCGCCGGCACCAACGTGCCGGCGGTCGGTGCGCAGCAGGTCGACATCGAGGTGTTCAAGAAGCCGCTGATCCTGTGGATGTGGGTCGGCGGTCTGTTGATGGCGGTCGGGACCGTGCTGTCGGCGTTCCCCGGCAACCGCCGCCGGAACCCGCTCGACCCGGTGTCGGCCCGGGTCCCGCTCGATCGCTCCGGTACGACCGGGACGCCGTCGGCCGACGAGCGGGCGACCGACGCAGTGCCCGCCGCTGCGCCAGGATCGGTCGACACGACGCCCGAGGTGGTGACCCATGACTGA
- a CDS encoding TlpA disulfide reductase family protein, with translation MTDSETSDLAADVGAGDPPTRRGRVAPLVVGAVAIVVVGLFVILVGADSSSGQSARSPLLGNPAPAVSGEYADGTTFELSRRKGSWVVLNFFTHNCVPCIREHSELIEFVEQQRSLGVDGAEFYSIVRDSTQDEVDEFFEQRGGDWPIVYDTDFEFVNRFGVALVPETWIIDPNGFVRRRFISEVEAEPLSQVLQALREGAA, from the coding sequence ATGACTGACTCCGAGACCTCCGATCTCGCCGCCGATGTCGGTGCCGGCGATCCGCCGACGCGCCGCGGTCGTGTCGCGCCGCTCGTCGTCGGCGCCGTGGCGATCGTCGTCGTCGGGCTCTTCGTCATCCTCGTCGGGGCCGATTCGTCGTCGGGCCAGTCGGCGCGGTCGCCGCTGCTGGGCAATCCGGCGCCGGCCGTGTCGGGTGAGTACGCCGACGGCACCACGTTCGAACTCTCTCGACGCAAGGGCAGCTGGGTCGTGCTCAACTTCTTCACCCACAACTGCGTGCCGTGCATCCGCGAACACTCCGAGCTGATCGAGTTCGTCGAGCAGCAGCGGTCGCTCGGCGTCGACGGCGCCGAGTTCTACTCGATCGTGCGCGACAGCACGCAGGACGAGGTCGACGAGTTCTTCGAGCAGCGCGGTGGCGACTGGCCGATCGTGTACGACACCGACTTCGAGTTCGTGAACCGGTTCGGCGTCGCGCTCGTGCCCGAGACCTGGATCATCGACCCCAACGGGTTCGTTCGGCGACGCTTCATCTCCGAGGTCGAAGCCGAGCCGCTCAGCCAGGTGTTGCAGGCGTTGCGTGAGGGCGCAGCATGA
- a CDS encoding cytochrome c-type biogenesis protein CcmH, translating into MNRSELNRRAKGWPGWIVLVFVVVGLVAFGATRDTGPRTPDERIESISKRLACPVCQGESVYESRNTASNQIRVAVRQAVNEGIRSDEQIIQDITVNYEGEELLVPTADGIEALAWALPATAFVVGVAGLTVAFRRWQLAARRLGAATDDDYELVAAALDEHADES; encoded by the coding sequence ATGAATCGCTCCGAGCTCAACCGGCGGGCGAAAGGATGGCCGGGCTGGATCGTGCTGGTGTTCGTCGTCGTCGGTCTCGTCGCGTTCGGCGCGACCCGTGACACCGGGCCGCGCACGCCCGACGAGCGGATCGAGTCGATCTCCAAGCGGCTCGCGTGTCCGGTCTGTCAGGGCGAGAGCGTGTACGAATCGCGCAACACCGCGTCGAACCAGATTCGTGTCGCCGTCCGCCAAGCGGTGAACGAGGGCATCCGGAGCGACGAGCAGATCATCCAGGACATCACGGTCAACTACGAGGGGGAGGAGCTGCTCGTGCCGACGGCCGACGGGATCGAGGCGCTGGCCTGGGCCCTGCCGGCGACCGCCTTCGTGGTCGGTGTGGCCGGGTTGACCGTGGCGTTCCGTCGCTGGCAGCTCGCCGCTCGCCGTCTCGGCGCAGCTACCGATGACGACTACGAACTCGTCGCTGCCGCGCTCGACGAGCATGCCGATGAATCCTGA
- a CDS encoding DUF4190 domain-containing protein, producing the protein MTGAPPPPPPPGGTRPPMPPPPPGGAPPPMPNHGGAPAGRNGLAVASLVLGILSIPLCFVFLPAVLAVVFGGIALGQIKSNPGQAGRGQAIAGLVLGAISLAIVLLAIAAVGSATFEFETTMLASR; encoded by the coding sequence ATGACCGGGGCACCGCCACCGCCACCGCCGCCGGGTGGGACGCGTCCGCCGATGCCGCCACCGCCGCCCGGCGGGGCACCGCCGCCGATGCCGAACCACGGCGGTGCGCCGGCCGGTCGCAACGGTCTGGCCGTCGCCTCGCTGGTGCTCGGCATCCTGTCGATCCCGCTGTGCTTCGTGTTCCTGCCGGCCGTACTCGCCGTGGTGTTCGGTGGCATCGCACTCGGGCAGATCAAGTCGAACCCCGGCCAGGCGGGTCGCGGTCAGGCGATCGCCGGGTTGGTGCTCGGTGCGATCTCGCTCGCGATCGTGCTGCTGGCGATCGCGGCCGTCGGCTCGGCGACGTTCGAGTTCGAGACGACGATGCTCGCGTCTCGCTGA